The Coleofasciculus sp. FACHB-T130 genome includes a region encoding these proteins:
- a CDS encoding PAS domain-containing protein, giving the protein MERLEPVDLVDLKENIRGLGTPFEMTYTLQTEDALQECPVSTGQSLSGVRPLSTLMSNLPGMAYRCRNDQSWTMEAVSEDCYQLTGYSPFELIGNREICYAQLIHPDDREQVWNAIQAAVQEYRPFQLVYRIITAAGEEKFVWEQGCGVFSQSGELLALEGLIMISIPNRDLDPRPANTLHPFANTSIDVSERQRAEEEIKLLQILTQAISAAPDFHTALSVALRQVCETTGWNFGEAWIPSSDDTVLECSPAWYSSTLELEVETLQQLQVERLKLEGLNQPANFQSANLQSNTKLQSELPLTLSEFRRQSEMLKFSPGIGLPGRVWLSKQPEWIPDASIEPPPFFIRTQFARNCGLKAGFAVPILSKDRVVAILTFFLFESRQKDKRLVELVSAVAAHLGTVMQQKQAEAALRESQRRLASLIDSLPGIVFSCGNDPAWSMTYISEGCFKLTGYHSEELIGDRAVSYDSITHPEDLPKVLEAIATGITLLKPYVVEYRILTKSGVEKWVWEKGAAVCDSAGKVLGLEGFITDITERKRTEEALQQAEAKYRSIFENAIEGIFQTTPDGQYISANPALARIYGYESPTELMARLTDIKQQLYVDPNRRAEFTRLLQEHDAVSEFESAVSRQDGSIIWISENARAVRDCEGKLLYYEGTVEDITERKRAKEHLRERAFYDILTGLPNRALFMERLSQAVERAKQCQDFQFALLFVDLDGFKKVNDSLGHLVGDKLLVALAERLLRCVARRLETCVRAEDIVARLGGDEFTLLLEAIDDLSHATSIAERINRELIPPFYLDGHEVFTAASIGIVLSSGYDRPEDLLRDADTALYRAKALGKGRYEVFDQTMHSSAR; this is encoded by the coding sequence GACTTATACGTTGCAGACAGAAGATGCATTACAAGAGTGCCCTGTTTCAACGGGACAATCCCTATCCGGAGTTCGTCCCCTTTCAACCCTGATGAGTAACTTACCTGGCATGGCCTACCGTTGCCGCAACGACCAGAGCTGGACAATGGAAGCGGTCAGCGAGGACTGCTATCAGCTCACTGGTTACTCTCCGTTTGAACTCATTGGCAACCGAGAAATCTGCTATGCCCAACTGATTCATCCCGACGACCGAGAGCAGGTGTGGAACGCCATACAAGCCGCTGTGCAAGAATATAGACCCTTCCAGCTTGTCTACCGCATCATCACAGCGGCGGGAGAAGAGAAATTTGTCTGGGAACAGGGTTGTGGAGTTTTCTCCCAATCGGGAGAACTGCTGGCGCTGGAGGGCTTGATCATGATTTCAATCCCTAATCGGGATTTAGACCCCCGCCCCGCTAACACTCTACACCCCTTTGCGAATACGTCTATTGACGTATCTGAGCGCCAGCGGGCTGAAGAAGAAATTAAACTGTTGCAAATCCTAACCCAGGCAATTAGTGCTGCGCCTGATTTTCACACTGCACTTTCAGTCGCGCTACGTCAAGTGTGTGAAACGACCGGCTGGAATTTTGGTGAAGCTTGGATACCCAGCTCAGACGACACAGTTTTAGAATGCAGTCCGGCTTGGTACAGCAGCACTTTAGAATTAGAGGTTGAAACGTTACAACAGTTACAGGTTGAAAGGTTGAAACTGGAAGGTTTAAATCAACCTGCTAACTTTCAATCGGCTAACCTGCAATCCAACACTAAGCTGCAATCAGAACTGCCCCTAACCCTGAGCGAGTTCCGGCGGCAGAGCGAAATGTTGAAGTTTTCACCGGGAATTGGGCTACCGGGACGAGTTTGGTTATCCAAGCAGCCAGAGTGGATTCCCGATGCTTCGATTGAGCCGCCCCCATTTTTTATCCGGACTCAGTTCGCCAGAAATTGTGGACTCAAAGCGGGATTTGCCGTGCCGATTCTCTCTAAAGATCGGGTAGTGGCAATTCTCACTTTCTTCCTGTTTGAATCTCGCCAGAAGGACAAGCGACTGGTTGAGCTGGTGTCAGCAGTAGCAGCGCATCTGGGAACCGTGATGCAGCAAAAACAAGCGGAAGCTGCCCTGAGGGAAAGCCAGCGCCGTCTGGCAAGTTTGATTGACTCCTTGCCAGGGATTGTGTTTTCTTGTGGAAATGACCCAGCGTGGTCGATGACTTACATTAGTGAAGGTTGCTTTAAGCTGACTGGGTATCACAGTGAAGAATTGATTGGCGATCGCGCGGTGTCTTATGATTCCATTACTCATCCTGAAGATTTACCCAAAGTTTTAGAAGCGATCGCTACGGGAATCACGCTTCTGAAACCTTATGTTGTGGAATATCGCATTCTTACCAAATCAGGTGTAGAAAAATGGGTTTGGGAAAAAGGAGCGGCAGTTTGTGACAGCGCCGGTAAAGTTCTCGGACTCGAAGGCTTCATCACCGATATCACCGAGCGCAAGCGGACAGAAGAGGCTCTACAGCAAGCGGAAGCAAAATATCGCAGTATCTTTGAGAATGCAATTGAGGGGATTTTCCAGACAACGCCCGACGGACAGTATATTAGTGCCAATCCCGCTCTGGCACGCATTTATGGATATGAGTCTCCGACAGAACTGATGGCGCGTCTGACGGATATTAAGCAGCAACTATACGTTGATCCGAACCGGCGTGCTGAGTTTACGCGCCTGTTGCAAGAACACGATGCCGTTTCAGAGTTTGAGTCCGCGGTTTCCCGCCAAGATGGCAGCATCATTTGGATTTCGGAAAATGCCCGTGCGGTGCGCGATTGTGAAGGTAAGCTGCTTTACTACGAAGGCACGGTGGAAGATATTACCGAGCGCAAACGGGCAAAGGAGCATCTGCGGGAGCGGGCGTTTTATGATATCTTAACCGGCTTGCCCAACCGAGCTTTGTTCATGGAGCGCCTCAGTCAAGCGGTGGAGCGAGCCAAACAGTGTCAAGATTTTCAGTTTGCGCTGCTGTTTGTAGATTTGGATGGCTTCAAAAAAGTGAACGACAGTTTGGGGCATCTGGTTGGGGATAAATTATTGGTGGCGTTAGCGGAGCGGCTGCTTCGCTGCGTCGCTCGCCGTCTCGAAACCTGCGTGCGTGCTGAAGACATCGTCGCTCGTTTGGGGGGAGATGAATTTACCCTGCTTTTGGAAGCTATTGACGACCTGAGTCACGCCACCAGCATCGCCGAACGAATCAACCGAGAACTGATACCGCCTTTCTATCTCGACGGACACGAAGTTTTTACTGCCGCAAGTATTGGCATTGTTCTCAGCAGCGGCTACGATCGACCTGAAGACCTCCTGCGCGATGCCGATACAGCCTTGTATCGTGCCAAAGCGCTAGGAAAGGGACGGTATGAGGTGTTTGACCAAACGATGCACTCAAGTGCCCGGTGA